A stretch of the SAR86 cluster bacterium genome encodes the following:
- a CDS encoding alpha/beta hydrolase: MENKIKNNLKIDKRIRAVFGEVELGSVTSSPASTREGIMADQESEQAKQGRAILEMVNNASHYKEVVPHTGLITSTKEFISDPDGNTIKVQYIRPDTEEELPCVYYIHGGGMMVSSCFDELYSAWGRCIARQGVAVAMVDFRNAMWASSAPEVEPYPAGLNDCVSGLKWVHANSKELNIDNTRIIVAGESGGGNLTIATSLKLKQDGDIELIKGLYALCPYIAGQWPLPENPSSEENEGILLSLHSEHEYSHGAIIYGIEAYKNKDPLAWPSFATEDDVKGLPKTYILVNEMDPLRDEGVNFYRLLREADVDAQCRQVMGSVHGTDIFLGCPEISDETALSIANFVKN, from the coding sequence CAGCATCAACTCGTGAAGGAATAATGGCTGATCAGGAAAGTGAGCAAGCAAAACAAGGTCGAGCCATTTTAGAAATGGTTAATAATGCTTCACATTACAAAGAAGTTGTTCCGCATACAGGTTTAATAACATCGACAAAAGAATTTATTTCAGATCCAGATGGCAATACGATCAAAGTCCAATATATTCGACCAGATACAGAAGAAGAATTACCCTGTGTTTATTACATCCATGGGGGAGGTATGATGGTCAGCTCGTGTTTTGATGAATTATATTCTGCTTGGGGAAGATGTATTGCTAGGCAAGGCGTTGCAGTAGCGATGGTAGATTTTAGAAATGCCATGTGGGCATCATCGGCTCCTGAAGTTGAGCCCTATCCTGCTGGATTAAATGATTGTGTATCAGGTCTTAAATGGGTTCATGCTAATTCAAAAGAGCTCAATATAGACAACACCAGAATCATTGTTGCCGGTGAAAGCGGAGGAGGAAATTTAACCATAGCCACAAGTTTGAAACTCAAACAAGACGGTGATATTGAATTGATTAAAGGTCTATATGCTTTATGTCCCTACATAGCAGGACAATGGCCCTTACCGGAAAATCCCTCCTCAGAAGAGAATGAAGGTATTTTACTCTCGCTTCATAGCGAGCATGAATACTCTCACGGCGCCATTATTTATGGGATAGAAGCTTATAAAAATAAAGATCCACTAGCTTGGCCCAGTTTCGCAACTGAGGACGATGTAAAAGGTCTTCCCAAAACTTATATTTTGGTCAATGAGATGGATCCACTCAGAGATGAAGGTGTGAATTTTTATCGTTTACTGAGGGAAGCTGATGTGGATGCGCAGTGCAGACAGGTGATGGGTTCAGTTCATGGAACAGATATATTTCTTGGCTGCCCTGAAATTAGCGACGAAACCGCACTATCGATTGCGAACTTTGTAAAAAATTAA
- a CDS encoding ion transporter produces the protein MNGFVDFFLKIRNSKFFNSLVISVILASALYAGVSSYDIPSNYIYLLEVFDYAITIFFTIEIVIRMIAERSLIKFFKDGWNVFDFIIVTISLIPVGGAESVFVARLLRIIRILRIVTVVPAFRHIIEALIKTIPRVGFIALLMFIFIYIWGAIGTLIFGEIEPDRWGNIGVAMLTLMQVATYDDWGAIMSDVIVIYPLSWIYFVSFIIINAVVLLNMVIGVIVDVMTIESKDNFLPDDPEDIN, from the coding sequence ATGAATGGTTTTGTAGATTTTTTTCTAAAGATCAGAAACAGTAAGTTTTTTAATTCTCTCGTTATATCTGTGATTCTAGCATCGGCATTATATGCGGGTGTATCATCTTATGACATTCCCTCTAACTATATCTATCTTCTTGAGGTTTTTGACTACGCTATCACGATATTTTTCACGATAGAAATCGTCATTCGAATGATTGCTGAGAGATCTCTAATTAAGTTTTTTAAAGATGGCTGGAATGTGTTTGATTTTATCATAGTCACCATAAGCCTAATCCCTGTTGGGGGCGCTGAAAGTGTTTTTGTTGCTCGTCTATTAAGGATAATAAGAATCTTAAGAATAGTTACAGTAGTACCTGCTTTCAGACACATCATAGAGGCTCTTATTAAAACTATACCTAGAGTCGGTTTTATCGCGCTTTTAATGTTTATCTTTATTTATATATGGGGCGCAATTGGCACTTTAATTTTTGGTGAAATCGAACCAGATCGTTGGGGCAATATTGGTGTTGCCATGCTCACACTCATGCAAGTTGCGACCTATGACGACTGGGGAGCCATAATGAGTGATGTAATAGTAATTTATCCCTTGTCATGGATATATTTTGTTAGCTTCATCATTATCAATGCCGTTGTTCTATTAAACATGGTCATAGGAGTTATTGTTGATGTGATGACCATCGAATCTAAGGACAACTTTCTTCCGGATGATCCAGAAGATATAAATTAA
- a CDS encoding cadherin domain-containing protein yields MTRLFKIHFILALLLSVQTSMSKEIGVASAVNKNTTDLTLEEERKLVEAGYKIIQNHTLETDAIGRAALLLIDGTSFSIGPNSSVTLDKFIYNPETAEGSLEVSSRGLLRLVGGKVTKKRPALIRTNSATVGIRGGITIVQTQGLSTSAAFVYGEELTMTPNQNSAAATSLIENGFVVTVEDPTDEVSEPQQLSETFLAELQKGLEARENDEESSEEESSEEESSEEESSEEESSEEESSEEESTEESKEEESTEESTQEESSEESSEETTSEESASEEQSESTTEETNTSEDQGQDNDTQQESASVTETESGSDNSAAQDDSTSDSSVENQISDQADTSAGVDNDPQPDVDESALDSSGVSDNSSDIAPSELSTADDVVDTAVDVDTTSEEVEETTEETEEASETSIEDTAAVETTETIVEEAPFDASLSNASIQINENETDINLATLQTNKDDDVEVTVTIDGEDKDLFQYDPSTNSLSFIGEANYEDQTNFSLNLIVQREDEEVVIPVNISVRDINEAPSVSTEIQDSYAEDLATGSVLVGVTISDPENQEVTYSISGEGSDKFTIDEAGNITLAESFDFETKASYTLTVIATDGELSSETEVFINVGDINEAPSLSSALSSTSFSEDSALGTIIATSSVADPESNTITYSLTGPGSEYFSVDENGNVTLKDSLDFETYSNYEITLVASDGELTTSSVITFDISDVDEAPSLSSTLKSESFEESIAVGTALATISSVDPESQTITYSLSGTGSENFEIDSKGNITSKVTFDYETETSYTFNVTASDGTNSTTSPLTITLSDVNESPDVTISLQGSEFAENITTGSTIATIAYTDPESDELTYTLSGTGSDQFSIDDQGVITLKTGLDYETKTSYELTLTSSDGTNSVQTQINFSVTDISELALSLDNTEVTLAENISTGSSIAQASSSDAAGEVTYSISEGGVASDIFSIDSQGRISLKSSLDYETKTSYELEIVASDGKETVSKPLTITISDVDLSVTSSLASASQAETISTGTSILTLSTSNAEGTLSYSITDADDKFAINSSTGEVTLANALDYETKTSHSFTVTVTDGVTTSSETFTLNVTDIDLTLSSSLASSSQLETISTGTTIVTSSTSNSEGTVSYSLTDDDNKFSIDSSTGEVTLSNALDYETKTSHSFTVTATDGVTTTSQVFTLTVDNAAINTLAVTLANSGAALAESSSSGTSVGSSSITNPESETVSYSLSGTGSSNFAVDSSGNITTNAALDYETAKSYSLTLTATAGGTTTTDAFTVNVKNVEELESAVLRYSAAYNSVSRSGFSATATRGPSGSSLPAYTLEQVGTTNSTDITSVDDTSLNYVPVEINSGTVLNWRYYFPIDTSGNGEFSFAPNSSARDGKYYSTQGTAVTTTIDNAEFLTAGRLEGAKYWFMTTDKSASNINYTSSTATPNALILTGGTAGSWANDLETGTRSWPAAINELGGTYTHSTNPSSVANMNQYTHVIDIRLGNVNNTLNSSIVDFVANGGIYKSMWYEWNGCCSSSYNRDRINEILEDLGYGSNTYVVSGSYENNSAVTISNPNISGTSFNYDALPSSIGFPGTYHKGIGSSIASGCNLLTPGVTGLMICDPAAKSNSQTHTGTIVGTTDINWQNQGLGSYSTANGYLVMKWILELGLAQNTSTYNLYEDQVTIAGEVYTDALFKTHTDSQATNKRVYGFLVIPIENFAASGTSNDYFIPNFIPKTLWSYGDVGHDYCLGMASNSASDCNTYENYYDFSSIALSEAVNAGTKRIDTSRFTGGSANDFPEGQSMWWQVLDTSGTFNKGVGLWAQISIKDSYDGASGSTTRDDQESLLNVVISSIDDRKNDTTRYSVGDTGLGMDGYHYWSYQGATNADNDGLGINYGTSPIECATSMDTGCFWGTDSGQTFRGAMITSSDPYKSGDMTLSVNYNSNNDTFSTGTFNQSIVQVDAKGSASGNYLTSLQASNFRMFNDATNYSGFLSGILEFDVSGTGNSQLSSIRSSSTLASFTFDFTNDDVQVVAPMTVSAAPSNNYTSNWSTVDTGSMTLKFGDATNDEAKSAFISHEVFGAEIQDDGAQIDGTSGGSNNLAGVMVSYNTLEKEDSDLFHTGGNDSMPDTRYSSWGFWAMSAADISPNSGDQNASVHLGTWVGGELLDQNDIPTSGSASMSGAAAVNVAYRYNQTGTNYDVHKYTTTADVAASFSWGASGYSGTLDFTNFDDKNPIVANAGFASFSVAITGTNNTYTGTSTDSLDNSWLGGAAVAGALFGDSSQKESGGRVNVNLYKSGDTGTAGANDFYMAEGIYLLCENGGC; encoded by the coding sequence ATGACTAGATTATTTAAAATTCATTTTATTTTGGCTCTTTTATTGAGCGTGCAAACTTCAATGTCAAAGGAGATTGGTGTTGCCTCTGCTGTTAACAAAAATACCACTGACTTAACATTGGAAGAAGAAAGAAAGCTCGTAGAGGCCGGATATAAAATCATACAAAACCATACTCTTGAAACAGATGCTATTGGGAGAGCGGCACTTCTTCTTATAGATGGGACTTCCTTTTCAATTGGGCCAAATTCCTCAGTCACTTTAGATAAATTCATCTATAACCCCGAAACTGCCGAAGGATCTTTGGAAGTTTCGTCTCGTGGGCTTTTAAGGTTGGTGGGAGGTAAAGTGACTAAGAAAAGGCCCGCCCTAATAAGAACCAATTCTGCTACTGTAGGTATCAGGGGTGGAATCACGATAGTTCAAACACAAGGACTCTCTACCTCTGCAGCTTTTGTCTATGGAGAAGAGTTGACTATGACTCCTAATCAAAATAGCGCAGCGGCCACTAGCTTGATAGAGAATGGGTTTGTTGTGACAGTTGAAGATCCAACGGACGAAGTAAGCGAACCTCAGCAGCTGAGTGAAACTTTTTTAGCAGAACTTCAAAAGGGACTAGAAGCTCGCGAAAATGATGAAGAATCATCAGAAGAAGAATCATCAGAAGAAGAATCGTCAGAAGAAGAATCGTCAGAAGAAGAGTCATCAGAAGAAGAATCATCAGAAGAGGAATCTACAGAGGAATCTAAAGAAGAGGAGTCAACAGAAGAATCAACTCAAGAAGAGTCGAGTGAAGAGTCCTCTGAAGAAACAACTTCAGAAGAAAGCGCTTCTGAAGAACAATCAGAAAGTACAACAGAAGAAACCAATACTTCTGAGGATCAAGGACAGGATAATGATACTCAACAGGAAAGTGCCTCAGTCACAGAAACAGAATCTGGATCAGATAACAGCGCTGCACAAGATGACAGTACATCTGACTCTAGTGTAGAAAATCAAATATCTGATCAAGCAGATACTTCAGCTGGGGTTGATAATGATCCTCAACCAGACGTTGATGAAAGCGCACTAGATTCTTCTGGAGTATCGGATAACTCTTCGGATATAGCTCCATCAGAACTTTCTACGGCTGATGATGTTGTTGATACTGCAGTCGATGTTGATACAACTTCTGAAGAAGTTGAAGAAACTACTGAAGAAACAGAAGAAGCCTCAGAAACCTCCATTGAAGATACTGCTGCAGTTGAAACAACCGAGACTATAGTTGAAGAGGCACCTTTTGATGCTTCTCTAAGCAATGCAAGTATTCAAATCAATGAGAATGAGACAGATATCAATTTAGCAACTCTTCAAACCAATAAAGATGATGATGTAGAAGTTACGGTCACAATTGACGGAGAAGATAAAGATTTATTCCAATACGATCCTTCTACTAATTCACTAAGTTTTATCGGTGAAGCTAACTACGAAGATCAAACTAATTTCTCATTGAACTTAATAGTTCAAAGAGAGGATGAAGAAGTAGTAATACCTGTGAATATTTCAGTTCGAGATATCAACGAGGCACCTTCAGTAAGTACCGAAATTCAGGATTCTTATGCAGAAGATCTAGCTACAGGGTCTGTTTTAGTGGGGGTCACTATCTCCGATCCTGAGAATCAAGAAGTCACTTATTCGATAAGTGGAGAGGGTAGTGATAAATTTACTATTGATGAAGCTGGCAATATTACATTAGCAGAGAGCTTCGACTTTGAAACCAAGGCCTCCTATACCCTCACAGTAATAGCGACCGATGGAGAGCTTAGCTCTGAGACGGAAGTTTTTATCAATGTTGGCGATATTAATGAAGCACCTTCATTATCTTCAGCTTTATCCTCAACATCTTTTAGTGAAGATTCAGCCTTAGGCACGATTATTGCAACTTCAAGCGTAGCAGATCCCGAGTCCAATACCATAACTTACAGTTTGACAGGCCCAGGGAGTGAATACTTCAGTGTGGATGAGAATGGAAATGTAACTCTAAAGGATTCTTTAGACTTCGAAACTTACTCCAATTACGAGATTACCTTAGTTGCTAGTGACGGAGAATTGACAACTAGCTCTGTAATTACATTTGATATATCTGATGTTGATGAAGCACCTAGCCTTTCTTCAACCCTCAAATCAGAGAGCTTTGAAGAAAGTATTGCGGTGGGAACTGCACTGGCTACGATCAGTTCTGTTGATCCAGAATCACAAACTATTACCTATTCTTTGTCGGGAACGGGAAGTGAAAATTTTGAGATAGATAGCAAAGGCAATATTACTTCAAAGGTAACCTTCGATTATGAAACAGAAACATCTTATACCTTCAACGTCACTGCATCGGATGGAACCAACTCTACCACTTCACCTCTTACAATTACATTATCAGATGTTAATGAATCACCAGATGTCACAATCAGCCTTCAAGGAAGTGAATTTGCAGAAAATATAACTACAGGATCAACGATAGCTACCATTGCTTACACCGATCCAGAATCCGACGAACTTACTTATACTTTATCGGGTACAGGAAGTGATCAATTTTCAATTGATGATCAAGGCGTCATAACTTTGAAGACTGGTTTAGATTATGAGACCAAGACTTCTTATGAATTGACGCTGACGAGTAGTGACGGTACCAACTCGGTACAAACTCAGATTAATTTCTCGGTAACTGATATCAGCGAGCTTGCCCTTTCTTTGGATAATACGGAAGTTACGTTGGCTGAAAATATTTCAACAGGATCTTCAATTGCTCAAGCAAGCTCTTCTGATGCAGCTGGAGAGGTAACATACTCTATCTCCGAAGGAGGAGTGGCAAGTGATATTTTCTCGATTGATTCCCAAGGAAGAATTTCTCTGAAGTCTTCTTTAGATTATGAAACGAAAACTTCCTATGAACTTGAGATAGTTGCTTCTGACGGAAAAGAGACAGTGTCCAAACCACTGACAATCACTATTAGTGACGTTGATCTATCAGTCACTTCAAGTTTAGCTTCTGCAAGTCAAGCTGAGACTATTTCAACAGGGACATCAATATTGACGCTTTCAACAAGTAATGCTGAAGGAACTCTAAGCTACTCAATCACTGATGCTGATGATAAATTTGCGATTAATAGCTCTACAGGCGAGGTAACACTTGCTAATGCTTTAGATTATGAGACTAAAACTTCTCATTCATTTACGGTTACGGTTACTGATGGCGTAACAACTAGCTCCGAAACTTTCACATTAAATGTAACTGATATTGACTTAACTTTGAGCTCATCTTTGGCTTCTAGCTCTCAGTTGGAAACTATTTCTACGGGCACGACTATTGTGACATCCTCTACTTCTAATAGTGAAGGAACAGTCAGTTACTCCTTAACTGACGATGATAATAAATTCTCCATCGACAGCTCGACAGGAGAAGTGACCCTTTCCAATGCGCTGGACTACGAAACCAAAACATCTCATTCCTTTACAGTTACGGCTACCGATGGTGTTACTACAACTTCTCAGGTCTTTACATTGACTGTTGATAATGCAGCCATCAATACTCTCGCGGTTACCTTAGCAAATAGTGGAGCTGCTCTAGCTGAGTCTTCTAGTTCTGGAACTTCGGTAGGTAGTTCGAGTATTACTAATCCTGAGAGCGAAACCGTTTCTTACAGTCTGAGCGGAACTGGCAGTAGTAATTTTGCTGTCGATAGCTCTGGTAATATCACGACCAATGCAGCTTTAGATTATGAGACAGCCAAAAGTTACAGTTTAACTTTAACTGCAACCGCAGGAGGCACAACCACCACCGATGCCTTTACCGTTAATGTTAAGAATGTTGAAGAGCTTGAATCGGCAGTCTTGCGTTATTCTGCTGCCTATAACTCAGTCTCAAGAAGCGGCTTTAGTGCCACGGCCACGCGTGGACCTTCTGGTTCAAGTTTGCCGGCCTATACTCTTGAGCAAGTCGGTACTACCAATTCAACTGATATTACTAGTGTGGATGATACGTCTCTTAATTATGTGCCAGTTGAAATCAATTCTGGAACTGTGCTCAATTGGCGATATTATTTCCCCATCGATACCTCTGGCAATGGTGAATTTAGCTTTGCACCAAATTCTTCCGCACGCGATGGTAAATATTACAGCACTCAAGGCACGGCAGTCACTACCACTATAGACAACGCTGAATTCCTGACTGCAGGACGACTAGAAGGCGCTAAATATTGGTTTATGACCACTGATAAGTCTGCTTCGAATATAAATTACACAAGTTCAACTGCAACACCGAATGCTTTGATACTCACCGGAGGAACAGCGGGGAGTTGGGCAAACGATTTAGAAACAGGCACTAGATCTTGGCCAGCAGCTATAAATGAATTAGGAGGAACTTATACGCACTCAACAAATCCAAGTTCTGTTGCTAATATGAATCAATATACGCATGTGATAGATATTCGGTTAGGAAATGTTAACAATACTCTTAATTCTTCGATCGTTGACTTCGTTGCAAATGGAGGCATCTACAAGTCAATGTGGTACGAATGGAATGGTTGTTGTAGTTCTTCATATAATCGAGACCGTATAAATGAAATCTTAGAAGATTTGGGATACGGTTCTAATACTTACGTTGTTAGCGGCTCTTATGAAAATAATAGTGCTGTAACGATTTCGAACCCCAATATATCGGGAACCAGCTTCAATTATGATGCCTTGCCTTCTTCAATAGGTTTTCCAGGAACTTACCACAAAGGTATAGGATCTAGTATCGCGTCAGGATGTAACTTATTAACTCCTGGTGTTACCGGACTTATGATCTGTGATCCTGCCGCTAAGTCTAACAGCCAAACTCATACTGGGACCATTGTAGGAACTACAGATATAAATTGGCAGAATCAAGGATTAGGTTCATATAGTACCGCTAATGGTTACCTAGTGATGAAATGGATTTTGGAGCTCGGTTTGGCTCAAAACACCTCAACATACAACCTCTATGAAGATCAAGTCACTATAGCAGGTGAGGTCTACACCGATGCTTTATTTAAAACTCATACTGACTCCCAGGCCACTAACAAGCGAGTCTATGGTTTTCTGGTCATCCCGATTGAAAACTTCGCTGCAAGTGGAACCAGTAATGATTATTTTATTCCCAATTTCATCCCTAAGACACTTTGGTCCTATGGCGATGTGGGGCACGATTATTGTTTAGGTATGGCTAGTAATAGCGCCTCTGACTGTAATACCTATGAAAATTACTACGACTTTTCTAGCATTGCCCTTTCTGAAGCAGTTAACGCCGGTACTAAAAGGATTGATACATCCAGATTCACTGGTGGGTCAGCCAATGACTTTCCTGAAGGTCAATCCATGTGGTGGCAGGTGCTAGATACAAGTGGTACCTTCAATAAAGGAGTTGGGCTTTGGGCACAAATTTCTATAAAAGATTCATACGACGGAGCATCCGGTAGCACGACTCGAGACGATCAAGAAAGTCTTCTTAATGTCGTTATTTCTAGTATAGATGATCGTAAAAATGATACGACTCGATACTCAGTTGGAGATACTGGCTTGGGCATGGATGGTTATCATTATTGGTCTTATCAAGGTGCGACCAATGCCGACAATGATGGGTTGGGTATTAACTATGGCACCTCACCAATTGAGTGTGCAACCTCTATGGACACTGGTTGCTTTTGGGGTACGGACTCTGGCCAAACATTTCGTGGCGCCATGATTACTTCCTCTGATCCATATAAGTCAGGTGATATGACTTTGAGTGTCAATTACAACTCCAATAATGACACCTTCAGCACCGGAACCTTTAATCAGTCCATTGTTCAGGTAGATGCAAAAGGCTCAGCTAGTGGTAATTACTTGACAAGTTTACAAGCCTCAAATTTTAGAATGTTCAATGACGCTACAAATTACAGTGGATTTCTCAGTGGCATTCTAGAATTTGATGTCAGTGGTACAGGTAACTCTCAGCTGTCTTCAATTCGCTCAAGCAGCACTTTGGCCAGCTTTACATTTGATTTCACCAACGATGATGTGCAGGTGGTAGCGCCTATGACAGTGAGCGCAGCACCATCAAATAATTACACTTCAAATTGGTCAACCGTGGACACTGGCTCTATGACTCTTAAGTTTGGCGATGCTACTAATGACGAAGCGAAATCAGCTTTCATTTCTCACGAAGTCTTTGGTGCTGAGATTCAAGACGATGGGGCGCAAATTGATGGAACCTCAGGTGGTTCTAATAACTTGGCTGGAGTAATGGTTTCTTACAATACCTTGGAAAAAGAGGATTCTGATCTATTTCACACAGGAGGCAATGATTCAATGCCAGATACTCGCTATTCCAGTTGGGGTTTCTGGGCCATGAGTGCTGCCGATATATCTCCTAATTCAGGTGATCAAAATGCTTCAGTACACTTAGGTACTTGGGTAGGCGGTGAGCTCTTGGATCAAAACGACATACCAACTTCAGGATCCGCTTCTATGAGTGGTGCTGCTGCGGTCAATGTTGCATACAGATATAATCAGACTGGTACAAATTATGATGTACATAAATACACAACCACAGCTGATGTTGCAGCGTCATTTAGCTGGGGTGCCAGTGGATATTCTGGAACTTTAGATTTCACTAACTTTGATGATAAAAATCCGATTGTAGCAAATGCTGGTTTTGCTTCTTTTTCCGTAGCTATCACAGGAACCAATAATACTTACACAGGGACTTCTACGGATTCCTTGGATAACAGTTGGCTGGGTGGAGCTGCAGTGGCAGGTGCTCTGTTTGGAGATTCGTCTCAAAAGGAGAGTGGAGGAAGGGTGAATGTGAATTTATATAAATCTGGAGATACAGGAACAGCTGGAGCCAATGATTTTTATATGGCAGAAGGAATTTATCTGCTTTGTGAAAATGGTGGTTGCTAG
- a CDS encoding tetratricopeptide repeat protein encodes MRFSYRQLKKAFVLLLVIFLCSQSLILANVAPVITDPKMIEETNAEREKIFSALIEDPTNLDYLFTYANLSILLGDLEAAISVFEQMLIYEPDLPRIRLELGVLYFRLNAYPSAKLYLNSVKNYDAPEEVLKKVDSFLNSIVEAEKDYIHQHIFSMGLTRSSNANSGIDQDIIEIAGFPLTVPEGSKPQGDITKNFRYTYTLNQDLNHPRGDQINYVIALTDQRLDSFHRFDTSSIVTSATRTFNLEGNPTSIFSRPSLDASFTGFVVLLADKALLNSHKYDIKFTGSLSDSLLFSIGGFHDQRKFLMNDLKSGIMNGLMISNSYVSNSNILTEIEYEYSKFNAKASYETYQSNTFGLNITSLLGKGWGFKASLSHSNKQHFSPLPVFGERKEELNSIKVEFSKSSSNNCLFANYRISKNDNKSSIDIYARSNLQVTADFSYVCLLNS; translated from the coding sequence TTGAGATTCTCTTATAGACAGCTTAAAAAAGCTTTTGTATTGCTTTTGGTCATATTCCTGTGCTCACAAAGCCTAATCTTAGCAAACGTAGCACCCGTAATTACCGATCCTAAAATGATTGAGGAAACCAATGCTGAAAGAGAAAAGATTTTTTCGGCATTAATAGAAGATCCTACTAATTTAGATTACTTATTTACGTATGCTAATTTGTCGATACTTTTAGGCGATCTTGAGGCTGCAATTAGTGTTTTTGAGCAAATGCTAATCTATGAACCAGATCTGCCAAGAATTCGACTTGAATTAGGCGTTTTATATTTTCGCCTCAATGCCTATCCGTCCGCTAAGCTATATCTAAACAGTGTTAAGAATTATGATGCTCCAGAAGAGGTGTTAAAAAAAGTTGATTCTTTTTTAAATTCTATAGTGGAGGCTGAAAAGGATTATATTCATCAGCATATATTCAGTATGGGCTTAACTAGATCTAGTAACGCTAATTCAGGTATTGATCAGGATATTATCGAAATCGCTGGATTTCCTTTGACAGTACCAGAGGGCTCAAAACCTCAGGGAGATATTACAAAAAACTTCCGCTATACGTACACACTCAATCAAGATCTTAATCATCCTCGTGGTGATCAAATCAATTATGTTATCGCTCTTACAGATCAAAGACTCGATTCTTTTCATCGATTTGATACTTCTTCCATTGTAACTTCTGCTACAAGAACATTTAATTTAGAGGGTAATCCTACCTCAATCTTTAGCCGACCTTCTTTAGATGCAAGTTTTACAGGCTTTGTCGTTTTACTGGCAGATAAAGCGCTTTTGAATTCACATAAGTATGATATTAAATTTACAGGTTCTCTAAGCGATAGCTTGCTATTCTCAATCGGCGGTTTTCATGATCAAAGAAAGTTTTTAATGAATGACTTGAAGAGTGGAATAATGAATGGCCTGATGATATCAAATTCATATGTTTCGAATTCGAATATTTTGACGGAAATAGAATATGAGTACTCTAAATTCAATGCGAAGGCATCCTATGAGACATATCAGTCAAACACATTCGGTTTGAATATTACTTCGCTCTTGGGAAAAGGGTGGGGATTTAAAGCCTCATTATCGCATTCAAATAAGCAACATTTCTCTCCGCTTCCTGTCTTTGGTGAAAGAAAAGAAGAGCTGAATTCAATAAAAGTAGAATTTTCTAAGTCCTCTTCGAATAATTGCTTATTTGCAAATTATAGAATTTCTAAAAATGATAATAAAAGTTCTATAGACATTTATGCTCGATCAAACCTCCAAGTTACGGCAGATTTTAGTTATGTTTGTCTACTCAATAGTTAA
- a CDS encoding DUF481 domain-containing protein — protein MKKLSLILLLFNTYFLSSEAIVNIEDQRNEGKVGFFSKLGFQLSGSRGNEDRDFYSLNLRIDNNTENIETFLIAQTSERKKNEIRTSDSNFIHGRVIFLNKTRFSTEIFAQRSENPFRTFFQRDVIGFGTRISLDDSTKIGIGVLTEDEEDLQGIESDTERLSMYFTDQYGLAKNVNLLLTAYFQPALNDTDDYKASILAGLNFLVNENISISLQLSSFYDSRPPEFAENQDEQIATEFSYSF, from the coding sequence ATGAAAAAGTTAAGTCTTATCCTCTTACTATTTAATACTTATTTTCTAAGCTCAGAGGCTATTGTAAATATTGAAGATCAACGCAATGAAGGTAAAGTAGGATTTTTCTCAAAATTAGGATTCCAGTTAAGCGGCTCAAGGGGTAATGAAGATAGAGATTTCTATTCATTAAATCTCAGAATAGATAACAACACTGAAAATATAGAAACTTTTCTTATAGCTCAGACTTCAGAACGAAAAAAAAATGAGATTAGAACATCGGACTCAAATTTTATTCATGGAAGAGTCATTTTTTTGAATAAGACCCGTTTCAGTACTGAAATCTTTGCTCAACGCAGTGAAAACCCTTTTAGGACTTTTTTTCAAAGAGATGTCATCGGCTTTGGTACTAGGATAAGCCTAGATGATTCAACTAAGATAGGCATAGGAGTTTTGACTGAAGATGAAGAGGACTTGCAAGGCATTGAATCAGATACTGAGAGGCTTTCAATGTATTTCACGGATCAATATGGCCTTGCTAAGAATGTTAATCTTCTCTTAACGGCTTACTTTCAACCTGCTCTGAATGATACTGATGACTATAAGGCCAGCATACTTGCTGGACTTAATTTCTTAGTTAATGAAAATATTAGTATTTCGCTGCAGCTGAGCAGTTTTTACGATTCAAGGCCTCCAGAATTTGCTGAAAACCAAGATGAACAGATAGCAACTGAATTTTCTTATTCTTTTTAA